The genomic region GCCAGGGCCTGGGTAACGCTAGCTGTTAAACCGATAAAAGCCAAATAAAAGAGCTTCATTTTTGACCTCCGACGAACTTATTCTGGTAAGAATCGGCCCGCACAGCCAACTTTTTAGACTCTGACACCTTTTGTAACACCAACAGGCGATGTTGGCCAAAGAGCCGGCCGTACTGGTCTGCCCAGGGGCTTTCCACGATAGCCACGAGGTTTCCGTCTGGCGAAACCGCCAGGTGAAAAAATACATTTCCTGATGTAGGGAAATAGCCTGAAAGTTTTTTATACCCGCCGCCAGGGCTTTTCAGGTCAAAGGTGAGTACACCGAACTGGCGCACTCGGGTGTCTTCTCGTCGAAAGGCGGCTACGGCCACCGCCAGGGTTTTAGCTGTCCGGTCAACAGCTACTCCCTGGAGTTTGAAAGGCGAAGCAAAGCGCCAGAGTATTTTTCCCTTTTCAGGGTCAATGGCAAAGACGGTGCGGGCGGCCGGATGCGGGCCAGCAGGTTTATCCACCTCAAGGGGCAGGCCAAAGGGCAGGGTGCTTTCGCCGGAGATGATATAAAACACGCCATTTTTGTCAAAAATACCGTAGCTCAAAGTGGCTGAGACAGGAAGCTTGCCAATCAGGATAGGCGTGGCCAGCGAAAGGCAGGTTTTAATTTGCCTGTCCCTCAAATCAAAGATAAAAAGCCTTCCATCGCTAACGCCAAGGGCACCGTAGCGCCCATCAGGAGAAACCGCCACCGATTCCCAGGCCGAGACCCTTTTAAAGTAGGGCTTAAGAGGCGTAAGCTGATAAACCATGAGTTCCTGGCCCTTGAGTCCGTCAAGCAAAATAAAACTCTGGGGTGGGGGGGCTAATTTTAAGTCGTCTCCTTCAGAGGGCATAAGGCTAACCAGAGCCACTTTTTGGCCTTGTTCGTCAGTATCGGCGTAAATCAAAGAGAGGGGGGCCGGGCCTTCTTTGGGATAAGCCCAGCGCACCTGGCCGTAAGGGCTTAAGCGGTAAATCCGTGAGAGCCTTCGCCATTTCTGTTTTTTGGCGTCAGGCCAGGAATGAATAGCAAGCACGATCAGATCTTCACAGGGGAGCACGATCAGCCGATAAATGCCCGGCAAACGGTAAATGCCGTAAATGTCTCCTGGTGGAGGAGGCTCACCTCGCTCAAGTTCTCTGGCTGTCCTGAAACACCAGAGTTTTTCTCCGCTAGCAGTTTTTACCGCACAAACTTCACCTTCAGGAGACTGGGTGCCGTAGTAAAGCACTTGACTATCTGGAGAAAAGGCTACCCGTTTAACCATGCCTTCAGGAATGCGTTTTTGCCAGATGAGTTTGCCTGTCCCCGCCTCAAATAGAAAAAGATGTCCTTTAAAAGTGCCAAGGGCGAGGTATTTCCCGTCGGGAGAAAACGCAGGGTGCGCTCCGGGCGTATGGCCAGAAAGGGCGTAAAAGCTAACGTCTTCAAGATCTTTTTCCCAGGCTAACTTAAGACCAAAGGCCTTGAGCCTTTCGGCTTGGGAAATATTTGTTCCAACGCTAAAGATAATTGCGCACCAGAGCGTAAAGAGGCCTAAGGTTTTCCTCATAAAATACTCCTTGCAGATAAGCCCAAAAAAGAATTTTAGCTAGTAATAGAGCAAATAGTAACACGAATATGATAATCGTAGCTAGCTTTTCCGCCCAGGGCCAGGGGGGCATAAAGCGATACCTGGCGGAAAAAAGAGGGTCAAAACCCCTGGTGAGTAGAGTATCAGCAACTGAACGCGAGTCTCTTACCGCGCGGGTAAGAAGCGGGTAAATCACCGCAAGTTCAGTGCGAACGGTGTAAATAAGCCCGCGTTTAAAAGGCCGGTAGCCACGAAGGCGAAGGCTTTGGCGCACCAGGTGAAGATCCTGGGCTACTTTAGGTAAAAATCGCACCGCCGCCGCGGCCAGAAGGCTCAAGCCGCGTGGAAAGGGTAGGGCGGAGACCGTGCGAAAGAGCATTTTTGTAGAAGTAGAGTTTACGAGATAAGCTCCGGCCGAAAGCCCGGCCACCATACGCAAAGACTGCACCAGCCCGTAGTGAAATCCTTCCCTAATAAAACAGAGCCCGGAGAAGGTATCACTTGGCGGAAGGAGGCAGAAAAGAATAGTGCGCGGAAAACCCTGGTAAAAAAGGCCCTGGCTAAGCATAATGCCCCAGACGGTAGTGGCCACGATAACTAGGTAGCCTTTAAGCCAGGCTTTGCTCGGCCGCGAGGCAAGAAAAACGAAAGTGGCCAGGCCCGCGAGTGCCGCTAAAGCCAGCGGATGGTCAAGAAGCACCGCCAGCCCTGAAATTACGAAAACCAGGCTAAACTTGGTGTAGGGGTGAAGCGCCCTCAAGGCCTTTCCTCCTTTATTTTCCCTTCTTTAAAACGAAGAATTCGCGAGGCAAGAGTTCTGGCTAAATCCTCGTCGTGAGTGGAAAAGATAACGAGTTCCGCCTGTAGGTCTTCTAGGAGCCGGCTGGCGTTTTCAAAATCCTGGGCGGTAGTAGGCTCATCAAGTAAAAGAATTTTCGGTTCCCCGGTTAAAAGGCTCCCTAGCGCCACTCGTAAGCGCTGGCCCCTTGAGAGGGAAAATGGCACCCGATCAAGCAGGGCAGAAATGTTTAACCTTCTGGCTGTTTCGTCAAGGCGCTTTTCCGTAATTTTCCATGAAAGCCCTAGATTTTGTGGGGCAAAGGCAAGCTCGGCCCGCACCCGTTCTTTTATGAGCATGAGATCAGGATCCTGAAGGAGAAGGGAAACCAAAAGACGCTCTCGCTCTGGCTTTCCGCGGTAAATTATTTTTCCTTTTACGGGCTTAAGGAGCCCGGCCAGAAGATGTAAAAAGGTGCTCTTGCCAGAGCCATTTGGCCCAAGAAGGGCCACTCTCTCGCCCTCGTAAAAGGTAAAGTTTAATCCGCTAAAAATAAGTGGTCTTTGGGGATAACCGAAATAGAGTTCTTTTACTTCAAGAAGGGGGCTTCCGATTTTTTGGGGTTTAAAAGTTTTAAGTTTTCTTTCAGGTGGTTTAAAATCTTTGGTTTTTCCGAGAAACTTGACTTTTCCCTTTTCCAGAAAACACAGCCGATTAACAGCCGGTAGAGCAAAGTTTAGCCGGTGTTCGGCAAGGATCACCGTAATCCCCCTGGCGACTATTTTCTGCAAAAGGGCCATAATACTTTGCGCCGCTTTAGGGTCAAGCTGGGCCAGAGGTTCATCAAGGAGAAGGAGTTTAGGCTCTGGCGCAAGGGCGGCGGCGATGGCCACGCGCTGACGCTCGCCCCCTGAAAGGGTTGAAAGTTCTCTATCTTCAAAACCGAAGAGGCCAACACTTTCAAGGGCTTTAGCTACTTTTTCTTTAATTTTTTCTGGAGAAAACTCTAGGTTTTCAAGGCCAAAGGCCACTTCGGAAAAGACTTTGTCCGCAATAAGTTGCTCAGCCGGACTTTGAAATACAACGCTTACTTCAGGATAAAGGGCCTCTGGAGGCACCGGCCACCTGTGCCCAAGGACTTCTACCTGGCCTGAAAATTCACCGCCGGCTTCACCTGGTATAAGCCCGCAGAGCACGGAAATGAGCGTGCTTTTGCCCGAGCCCGTCTCGCCGGCCAGGAGAAACAGCTCACCCTTTTTAACCTCAAAGGTCACGCCTGAAAGGGCCGGCCTTTCGGCCCCGGGGTAGCGGTAGCTAAGGTCTTTAACGCGAACTATCATCTCGGCACCAGTTTTCTATCCTGAAGTTTTTTATGCGTTTGAACTCCTTCTTAAATTTAAATATGTTATCTTTTAATTCGCCTATCATCTGTCAGACAGTTTCCTTACAGGGTAGATCCTGGTAAAATTAAATTCTAACTGTTTTCCAAAGTTATATACTTCTTTTATTATTTTTATACTTTTTGACGGCTGGGGAGGTGCGATGATAACCGCGGAAGACGTCAAATCAATAATTAAAAAGTTACCCGAAAAGGAATTTGTTAAGTTAAGAAATTGGATTTTAGAAAGAGACTGGGAAAAGTGGGATAAAGAAATTGAGGAAGATTCTAAAAAGGGCCTCCTGGATTTTTTGATAAAAGAGGCTCTCGAAGAAAAGCAGAAAGGAAAATTAAAAGACCTATAGTGCACAAAACTACCTCTAGATTTTGGAAACATTTTGAAGCCCTTCCTGATCATGTAAAACAAAAAGCAAAAGCTTAGTTTGATTTGCTCAAACAAAATCCTCATCATCCTTCACTCCATTTTAAGAAAGTTGGAAATTTTTGGTCTGTAAGGATAACTGATTTTTACAGAGCTTTAGCCATAAAAGACGGAAATGAATACATTTGGGTTTGGATTGGAACTCA from Thermodesulfatator indicus DSM 15286 harbors:
- a CDS encoding PQQ-binding-like beta-propeller repeat protein, with the protein product MRKTLGLFTLWCAIIFSVGTNISQAERLKAFGLKLAWEKDLEDVSFYALSGHTPGAHPAFSPDGKYLALGTFKGHLFLFEAGTGKLIWQKRIPEGMVKRVAFSPDSQVLYYGTQSPEGEVCAVKTASGEKLWCFRTARELERGEPPPPGDIYGIYRLPGIYRLIVLPCEDLIVLAIHSWPDAKKQKWRRLSRIYRLSPYGQVRWAYPKEGPAPLSLIYADTDEQGQKVALVSLMPSEGDDLKLAPPPQSFILLDGLKGQELMVYQLTPLKPYFKRVSAWESVAVSPDGRYGALGVSDGRLFIFDLRDRQIKTCLSLATPILIGKLPVSATLSYGIFDKNGVFYIISGESTLPFGLPLEVDKPAGPHPAARTVFAIDPEKGKILWRFASPFKLQGVAVDRTAKTLAVAVAAFRREDTRVRQFGVLTFDLKSPGGGYKKLSGYFPTSGNVFFHLAVSPDGNLVAIVESPWADQYGRLFGQHRLLVLQKVSESKKLAVRADSYQNKFVGGQK
- a CDS encoding energy-coupling factor transporter transmembrane component T family protein, which encodes MRALHPYTKFSLVFVISGLAVLLDHPLALAALAGLATFVFLASRPSKAWLKGYLVIVATTVWGIMLSQGLFYQGFPRTILFCLLPPSDTFSGLCFIREGFHYGLVQSLRMVAGLSAGAYLVNSTSTKMLFRTVSALPFPRGLSLLAAAAVRFLPKVAQDLHLVRQSLRLRGYRPFKRGLIYTVRTELAVIYPLLTRAVRDSRSVADTLLTRGFDPLFSARYRFMPPWPWAEKLATIIIFVLLFALLLAKILFWAYLQGVFYEENLRPLYALVRNYL
- a CDS encoding ABC transporter ATP-binding protein is translated as MIVRVKDLSYRYPGAERPALSGVTFEVKKGELFLLAGETGSGKSTLISVLCGLIPGEAGGEFSGQVEVLGHRWPVPPEALYPEVSVVFQSPAEQLIADKVFSEVAFGLENLEFSPEKIKEKVAKALESVGLFGFEDRELSTLSGGERQRVAIAAALAPEPKLLLLDEPLAQLDPKAAQSIMALLQKIVARGITVILAEHRLNFALPAVNRLCFLEKGKVKFLGKTKDFKPPERKLKTFKPQKIGSPLLEVKELYFGYPQRPLIFSGLNFTFYEGERVALLGPNGSGKSTFLHLLAGLLKPVKGKIIYRGKPERERLLVSLLLQDPDLMLIKERVRAELAFAPQNLGLSWKITEKRLDETARRLNISALLDRVPFSLSRGQRLRVALGSLLTGEPKILLLDEPTTAQDFENASRLLEDLQAELVIFSTHDEDLARTLASRILRFKEGKIKEERP